TTAAAGTCTGGAATAACGAGTTCAACACTTTTGGGAAGAAGAATGCTTTCAATGGCAAATCCTCTGTCTACCATAACTTGCTCGCCAGGTTTCAAGGCATCAATAAGGTCTTGGCTGTGACTAGTTATGTGTTTGTCTGAGGCTCTGCCACCCCACGCACGAGAAACATAAACAACTGCTGGGTGAGGGCTTATGCCCACTAAGTACTTGAATGTGTTATGTGACTTATAATGACTGTAAATTGCTTTGTTCGCCTGGAGAGAAGAAGGCTTCTCAGTGTAAATTTCAGTACAGTCCAAAATTACTCTAACCATGGGAAACCTTCCAAATTGCTTTGCCTTCTCTGTAGACTCACAGTCAGGCATTTCACACAAGTCCTTCAGTTCAATATACATAAGGTTGATCCATGATGTAAATATGCGAGATATGGTTGCTTCAGACATACCAAATCTATGGGCTAAATCCTTTTGAAACAATCCCACTTTCAATCGGATCATAACAATAAGAAATTCCTCTTCTAGTGTCAGTTTTGAATCTGGGCCAGGTTTTGTTTGAAATCTG
The genomic region above belongs to Montipora capricornis isolate CH-2021 chromosome 5, ASM3666992v2, whole genome shotgun sequence and contains:
- the LOC138048552 gene encoding uncharacterized protein; protein product: MDPASASYLPSLFDHSHNKSVKTRITQTSRNADSQVDDVHKVKRKSSRLRETLITLDDIQRSERLCSFYTGFPNYGTFKALFDYLKDAATTKRNWRGGETANKIHFSDRFQTKPGPDSKLTLEEEFLIVMIRLKVGLFQKDLAHRFGMSEATISRIFTSWINLMYIELKDLCEMPDCESTEKAKQFGRFPMVRVILDCTEIYTEKPSSLQANKAIYSHYKSHNTFKYLVGISPHPAVVYVSRAWGGRASDKHITSHSQDLIDALKPGEQVMVDRGFAIESILLPKSVELVIPDFKGQGRSQLTEIEGKMSEKIAEARIHVERAMQRIKMYHILDNEFKLSMAHLADQIFTLYAFLVNFQTSFLK